A portion of the Enterobacter sp. SA187 genome contains these proteins:
- a CDS encoding LysR family transcriptional regulator, translated as MNQPDLNLLIALDALLAEASVAGAARRLGLSESAMSRTLSRLRTVTGDPLLVRAGRHMVLTPYAGAVRERTRQTVFDALAVLRPAAEKLDLTTYRRTFTLRANDGFVEAFGPKLIVAAAQQAPQVRLCFAPKLAKNAAPLREGQIDLEIGVLGDMGPEIRIQALFRDRFVGVVRHGHPLAAMPEVSVEEYIAHGHVVASRRGKAGGPVDEALAALGLERHIAAVVPGFPAAVAVAQASDLVALVPASFLIHQQAARLHTFTLPVETRPITISQMWHPRMEADAGHRWLREFVRDICRKHAPA; from the coding sequence ATGAACCAACCGGATCTGAACTTGCTGATCGCCCTTGATGCGCTGCTGGCGGAAGCCAGCGTGGCGGGGGCGGCCCGGCGGCTTGGCCTCAGTGAATCTGCGATGAGCCGCACCCTCAGCCGCCTGCGGACGGTGACCGGCGATCCGCTGCTGGTGCGCGCCGGACGCCATATGGTGCTGACGCCCTATGCCGGTGCGGTGCGCGAGCGCACCCGGCAGACGGTGTTTGATGCGCTGGCCGTGCTGCGTCCGGCGGCGGAGAAGCTCGATTTAACCACTTACCGCCGCACCTTTACCCTGCGGGCTAACGACGGCTTTGTGGAGGCGTTCGGGCCAAAACTGATTGTCGCCGCCGCACAACAGGCCCCGCAGGTACGATTGTGCTTTGCGCCTAAGCTTGCGAAAAACGCCGCGCCGCTGCGGGAAGGGCAGATTGATCTGGAAATCGGCGTGCTTGGTGATATGGGACCGGAGATCCGCATTCAGGCGCTGTTCCGCGATCGTTTTGTCGGCGTGGTCAGACACGGGCATCCGCTGGCCGCGATGCCGGAAGTCAGCGTGGAAGAGTATATCGCCCACGGCCACGTGGTGGCGTCACGGCGCGGCAAGGCGGGCGGGCCGGTGGATGAAGCGCTGGCGGCGCTTGGCCTGGAACGCCATATCGCAGCCGTCGTGCCCGGCTTTCCGGCGGCGGTGGCGGTGGCCCAGGCGTCCGATCTGGTGGCGCTGGTGCCGGCCTCTTTTCTGATCCATCAGCAGGCGGCAAGGCTGCATACCTTTACGCTGCCGGTAGAAACCCGCCCGATCACCATTTCCCAGATGTGGCATCCCCGTATGGAAGCCGATGCCGGTCATCGCTGGCTGCGGGAGTTTGTGCGGGATATTTGCCGCAAACACGCCCCCGCCTGA